From Micromonospora sp. NBC_01699, a single genomic window includes:
- a CDS encoding saccharopine dehydrogenase family protein: MRILLLGAGGVGSAAAAIADRRDFFDLCVVADYDPARAERAVAGRPRFVAATVDASNADAVAALCREHRITHVLNAVDPRFVMPIFSGALAAGADYLDMAMSLSTPHPDRPHAECGVKLGDDQFAMAEKWSEAGRLALLGIGVEPGLSDIFARYAADELFSDIDEIGVRDGANLTVDGYDFAPSFSIWTTIEECLNPPVIWEADRGWYTTEPFAEPEMFDFPEGIGPVECVHVEHEEVLLIPRWVPARKVTFKYGLGAEFIDVLRTLHKLGLDSTSPVSVRGARVSPRDVVAACLPDPASLGDRMRGKTCAGTWITGTGKDGKPRRSYLYHVVDNEWSMAEYGHQAVVWQTAINPVIALELLASEMWSGVGVLGPEALPPKPFLNLLTAYGSPWSIEDR; the protein is encoded by the coding sequence ATGCGCATCCTCCTCCTTGGCGCCGGCGGGGTCGGCTCCGCCGCTGCCGCGATAGCCGACCGCCGCGACTTCTTCGACCTCTGCGTCGTCGCCGACTACGACCCGGCTCGCGCCGAACGCGCGGTGGCCGGACGGCCCCGCTTCGTCGCCGCCACCGTCGACGCCTCGAACGCCGACGCGGTCGCCGCCCTCTGCCGCGAACATCGGATCACGCACGTGCTCAACGCCGTCGACCCGCGCTTCGTCATGCCGATCTTCTCCGGCGCGCTGGCGGCCGGCGCCGACTACCTCGACATGGCGATGTCGCTGTCCACTCCGCACCCCGACCGTCCCCATGCCGAATGCGGGGTCAAGCTCGGCGACGACCAGTTCGCGATGGCCGAGAAATGGTCCGAGGCGGGCCGGTTGGCGCTGCTCGGCATCGGCGTCGAACCGGGCCTGTCCGACATTTTCGCCCGCTACGCCGCCGACGAACTCTTCTCCGACATCGACGAGATCGGCGTACGCGACGGCGCGAACCTGACCGTCGACGGCTACGACTTCGCCCCGTCGTTCTCCATCTGGACCACCATCGAGGAGTGCCTCAACCCGCCGGTGATCTGGGAGGCCGACCGGGGCTGGTACACCACCGAACCGTTCGCCGAACCGGAGATGTTCGACTTCCCCGAGGGCATCGGCCCGGTCGAGTGCGTGCACGTGGAACACGAGGAGGTGCTGCTCATCCCGCGCTGGGTCCCGGCCCGCAAGGTCACCTTCAAGTACGGGCTCGGCGCCGAGTTCATCGACGTGCTGCGTACGCTGCACAAACTCGGCCTCGACTCGACCAGCCCGGTATCGGTGCGGGGTGCCCGGGTCTCGCCGAGGGACGTGGTCGCCGCCTGCCTGCCCGACCCGGCCAGCCTCGGTGACCGGATGCGCGGCAAGACCTGCGCCGGCACCTGGATCACCGGCACCGGTAAGGACGGCAAACCCCGCCGCAGCTACCTCTACCACGTGGTCGACAACGAATGGTCGATGGCCGAGTACGGCCACCAGGCCGTCGTCTGGCAGACCGCCATCAACCCGGTGATCGCCCTCGAACTGCTCGCCAGCGAAATGTGGAGCGGCGTCGGCGTACTCGGCCCCGAGGCGTTACCACCCAAGCCGTTCCTCAACCTCCTCACCGCGTACGGGTCCCCCTGGAGCATCGAAGACCGCTAA